In Weissella tructae, the DNA window ATTATAGACAAAGTAACGACGTGTACGTGCGCCAATACCATCAATTGTTAACCCGGCGATACGTGCATTACCCGCTGCACGGAAAACATGATAATCACTTGTGGCAAAGATACCACCATCTAATGGTAGATCATTTGCTTCAACGATTTTTTTAGAGTAAATCATATTTTCTGTGGTTGTTTTAGATTCTTCTTCGGCAATTAACAAATCAGCTGGATACCCAGTGCTTAAAGCATATTCGCGCATTGCACGTCCTTCTGGAATATCTTCATCCGGTCCTTGTCCACCAGATAGAATGATTAGTGGCTTTTCACCACCCTTATCTACTTGGCGTTGTGCAAACTTCAAAGCAACATCAATTCGAGACTTTAGCAAGTTTGATAGCTCAGTACCGTTTAGTAACCCAGCACCCAAAACAATAATGTATTTTTGATCTAACTTTGGTCTAAATAAGACATAAAGTAAGAATGACATCGTAAAGTTAATCATCCAGAAGACGAAGTAACCAATAATAACACCACTAATAATGCGGATACCACCTGCGACCATGTAGTTTAAGTGTGCATCAAACCAATTAAACAATAATGGTGACAATAGGACGTAAATCGCAATAATCAACGTTAATGAATTACTTAACGTGTGCGCTTCACGACGCCACACTAGAATCGCGTTCCATAGGAGCAGCACTCCTAACATCGCAGAAATCGCTAAGATAATTAGTAAGACCACCAGCGCTAGCATGAACCACGCGCCAGTTAGTAATGGATTACCAATAATAACGATTGATCCCGTCATACTAATCCCAAAACTCAACACCAATAGCGTTGCTAGTCCACCATTTAATAGACGTAACTTATTTGATTTAAAACTAAAATAAAGCATGACACCAATTACAGCTGTAATCCCCCACGCGATTAACATCGCTGGTCCGTACATCTGCATTGTATTTTGTATTTCTTCTACCATAACTCCCCCTGCTTTTCTAATCGTGTCTTTATTATACCTTAGACAAGGAACTCATATTCGAAAGATTCCACAAATTTCTGTCATTCTAATCATAGGTCGACGACTTTTACACATAACTAACAAAAAAACTTGATTATGAATCGTCATAATCAAGTTTCCTACTATATATAGTGACAGCTGGAAATTACACAACACATTGTTCCCAAAAGTCATATTCATGTTGATACGCTTGTTCGTATACCTGTAAATCAGCGGGGGTAATTCGTGCTTCTGTACGACTCCCTTTGACTAATTCCACAATCCCTTGACGGTAACGACTTACTTGTCCAATGTAGGCACTTTGTGTGTAGTAGTCAATCCATCCTTTGTATTCGTCAGATGTCTCACCATCGTTTTTCATGCCCGCGGCCAATAGATAATAAGATTCTAGACATGGCAACATCACTAATACCTTCTGCAAGTCATCCCCAGTTTGCATAATTTCTTGGATATATCCAGTATAGGCCTTACTAACATCCCCAATGACTTCCTGTTTCCATCCATCATTTGGCTTCAAAGCTTGATGCGCATCTGATTCATCAACAGATTGAACTTCAGATAGTAAGCCTAAGCTGTCTAGAATACGATTGACCTCGTCAAATGCTGCGCCGAAGATTTCTAAATAATAGTGGTCTTGTGCCACATAGTAATTACGTTGGCGTTGCGTCAACGTATTGTATTGAATCCCCTGCACATATCGACATTGCGAAATGCGATCCATCCATTTATTTTGTATCTGTTCCATTACTCGTATTCTCCCAAATATGTGTCATTTCTGTCAGTGTCCGTGCTAAATCAGGTGCCTCTGTTAAGAGCGAAATCACCGCGACACCATCCAATCCAGCTGTTTTTAATTCGGCCATATTATCTAAAGAGATACCCCCAATCCCAACAATTGGTAAGCCTAGACGATTGACATCTAAATACGCCGGAATTGCGGGAACACCAATACTTGGTGTCGCGTCTTTTTTAGTCAACGTTGGATAAATTGGTCCCAATCCCAAATAATCTATGCGCGGATTTAACACATCCTGCATTTCTGTTAGCGTATTAATCGACAATCCCACATACATATCCGTTGGAATCATTTGTAAAAAATCTTCCAACTTCATATCATTCTGACCAACATGAATACCGTCCGCTCCCACGGCCAATGCTAATGCAACATCATCGTTAATAATGAATGGTACGCCTTGGTGCTTAGCGTAATCACGTAATTCTTGAACGTATGATACGCGTTCAGCTGAACTCTCCCAAGTCGTTCCCTTATCGCGGTATTGAAACGCCGTAATCCCACTCGCAATAATGTCTTTCATTCTCGTTAATGCGTCTGCTTTCGTTGTGTCCTTAAAATTCTGTGGACCGGCAATACCGTACAATGCCAAAATATTTCTGTTCATGCAAATGCCTATTCTTTCTCTGCCCATAAGTTCAAAGGCCCGTGCCCATGACCAACGTTAATCCCCTGTTGAATCACCACTGACATATAATCGGTCGCCTGAGCTAAAATGTCTGGTAATTCCTGACCTTTAGCTAGATGCGCTGTAATAAAGGCAGACAATGTATCACCGGTTCCATGCGTACGAATGGTTTCAAATCGTGGATTCGTGTACCAATAAATTTGACCAGCTTCGGTGTACAATAAATCAGCCACTGTATCTCCAGTCATATGACCACCTTTGATTAAGACATTCTTGACTCCCAATGCTTGAATCATTTCAGCCGCACGAAGCATATCTGCTTCATCATCTATGCGGATACCAGTCATCACTTCTGCCTCAGCCGTATTAGGTGTGACTAAATAGGCAAAAGGTAATAGTTTATGGGTTAATAATTGAATTGCTTCATCAGATAATAACTTGGCACCACCTTTTGCCACCATTACTGGATCAATTACCAATGGTATCTCTGATACTTTCGGCAAATAATCTACCAGCGTTTGCACGACTTGTGCATCAAATAAAGCGCCTGTCTTCATCGCCTTAATATCTAAGTCAGAAAACACCGCATCTAATTGTGCGACTAACAAATCCTTTTCTGTTGGTGCCAACGCTTGGACGCCATACGTATTTTGCGCCGTTACACCGGTAATCACCGTTGCCGCGTAAACATGCTCAAGAGCGAATAGTCTTGTGTCCGCATTCACCCCAGCACCACCACTGGAATCAATTCCGGCAATAGTTAAAACTTGTGGAATTTCGGCTAATGCCATGTCATGACTCCTTCTGCTATGTCTGTATCTTGTAAGCGGTAAATGGCATCAAAAAAAGCAGGCATATATGATCCTGGACGGTCATCACCAACAAGCGCCGTTGTATTTTGACCAGCCAATTTCATATTCAATGCAGCCACATAAGCTGCTTCAAATGGATCATCTGCCACACTCGCAAATGTCGCAACGACTGCACTCAACATATCCCCCGCACCCACATTCGTGGCTAATGCTGGGTTATTGTAGTCAATACTTACCGTTTGTGTCCCATCACTAATGACATCTACTGGTCCGGATTGTACAATAATCGCGCCTGTTGTTTGCGCTGCATTTTTGACGGTTGCGACATTAATATCGTCGTCTAAGGCATCAATACCGGTTGCTTGACTTTCTTCATTGGCAAACCAGGCAATTTCCGCTGAGTTTCCACGGATGTAATCGAAATGGACCGATTCTGCTAATTGTTGGACACAACGACTACGGTATGGCATGTGTACCGCGACAGGATCCAAAATAACCGGAATATGTAATTCATTTGCGCGGATTCCCGCTTTAATCATCGTACTTAATTGCTCATCAGTAATTGTCCCAATATTGATCACCAATGCTTTTGAAATCGCTAATAGTTCATCAGTTTCATGACTTGTTTCTGTGACTAACGGACTCCCACCCAACATACTTACCACATCTGCGACACGTTGAGGTGTCACAGAATTCGCCAAATTCAACACCAATGGCTTCTCTGTCTTAATCTTGTCGCGTAATTGCATATTCTTCTCCAATCGTAAAAAAAAGCTCAACCAGTCCCTACGCAAAAAAGTAGAGTCTGATTGAGCTAGTCTAATAGTCATATCAAATCGCTACTTTCCTCCGCAAGTTTTAGCTTGTTCAGGTTCAAAGGGTTT includes these proteins:
- a CDS encoding YdcF family protein, which codes for MVEEIQNTMQMYGPAMLIAWGITAVIGVMLYFSFKSNKLRLLNGGLATLLVLSFGISMTGSIVIIGNPLLTGAWFMLALVVLLIILAISAMLGVLLLWNAILVWRREAHTLSNSLTLIIAIYVLLSPLLFNWFDAHLNYMVAGGIRIISGVIIGYFVFWMINFTMSFLLYVLFRPKLDQKYIIVLGAGLLNGTELSNLLKSRIDVALKFAQRQVDKGGEKPLIILSGGQGPDEDIPEGRAMREYALSTGYPADLLIAEEESKTTTENMIYSKKIVEANDLPLDGGIFATSDYHVFRAAGNARIAGLTIDGIGARTRRYFVYNALLREYIALLSGHKLFHAVSLTALIIFNIIFVVM
- the thiD gene encoding bifunctional hydroxymethylpyrimidine kinase/phosphomethylpyrimidine kinase — protein: MALAEIPQVLTIAGIDSSGGAGVNADTRLFALEHVYAATVITGVTAQNTYGVQALAPTEKDLLVAQLDAVFSDLDIKAMKTGALFDAQVVQTLVDYLPKVSEIPLVIDPVMVAKGGAKLLSDEAIQLLTHKLLPFAYLVTPNTAEAEVMTGIRIDDEADMLRAAEMIQALGVKNVLIKGGHMTGDTVADLLYTEAGQIYWYTNPRFETIRTHGTGDTLSAFITAHLAKGQELPDILAQATDYMSVVIQQGINVGHGHGPLNLWAEKE
- the thiM gene encoding hydroxyethylthiazole kinase, with protein sequence MQLRDKIKTEKPLVLNLANSVTPQRVADVVSMLGGSPLVTETSHETDELLAISKALVINIGTITDEQLSTMIKAGIRANELHIPVILDPVAVHMPYRSRCVQQLAESVHFDYIRGNSAEIAWFANEESQATGIDALDDDINVATVKNAAQTTGAIIVQSGPVDVISDGTQTVSIDYNNPALATNVGAGDMLSAVVATFASVADDPFEAAYVAALNMKLAGQNTTALVGDDRPGSYMPAFFDAIYRLQDTDIAEGVMTWH
- the thiE gene encoding thiamine phosphate synthase, with protein sequence MNRNILALYGIAGPQNFKDTTKADALTRMKDIIASGITAFQYRDKGTTWESSAERVSYVQELRDYAKHQGVPFIINDDVALALAVGADGIHVGQNDMKLEDFLQMIPTDMYVGLSINTLTEMQDVLNPRIDYLGLGPIYPTLTKKDATPSIGVPAIPAYLDVNRLGLPIVGIGGISLDNMAELKTAGLDGVAVISLLTEAPDLARTLTEMTHIWENTSNGTDTK
- a CDS encoding transcriptional regulator → MEQIQNKWMDRISQCRYVQGIQYNTLTQRQRNYYVAQDHYYLEIFGAAFDEVNRILDSLGLLSEVQSVDESDAHQALKPNDGWKQEVIGDVSKAYTGYIQEIMQTGDDLQKVLVMLPCLESYYLLAAGMKNDGETSDEYKGWIDYYTQSAYIGQVSRYRQGIVELVKGSRTEARITPADLQVYEQAYQHEYDFWEQCVV